Within Planctomycetia bacterium, the genomic segment CCGCGAGCGGGCTCTGGGAACGGGCTTGGTCGCAACTGCTCCGCGCGCTCGAGCGTCGCGGCACGTTCGACGCCGAGCAATCGTTGGCCGACGGAACGTTCGCGGCCGCGAAAAAAGGGGCGGCTGCGTAGGGAAGACCAAGCGCGGCAAGGGGACGAAGATCATGCTCTTGTCCGACGGACGAGGGCTTCCCTGGGGCGCGCACGTCACGAGCGCGAGCCCGCACGAGATCACGCTGATCGAGCCCCTCTTGGAGCGCCGCCGCTTGCGCCGCTTGCCGACGCGTTTGATCTACGATCGCGCGGCCGACGGCGATCCGCTCCGCGAACGCCTCATGAAGCGCGGCATCCGGCTCATCTGTCCGCATCGCGTGAACCGCATCAAGCCCCCGCTGCAGGACGGCCGCGCGCTGCGCCGCTACCGACACCGCTGGAAGATCGAACGGTCGATCTCCTGGCTGCAGAACTTCCGGCGACTGGTCACACGCTACGAACATCACGAAAATCTGTTCCTCGGATTCGTTCAACTCGCCTGCCTCGTCATCACCCTCAGACGGTTTTGAAACTACTTCTAGT encodes:
- a CDS encoding IS5 family transposase encodes the protein MVATAPRARASRHVRRRAIVGRRNVRGREKRGGCVGKTKRGKGTKIMLLSDGRGLPWGAHVTSASPHEITLIEPLLERRRLRRLPTRLIYDRAADGDPLRERLMKRGIRLICPHRVNRIKPPLQDGRALRRYRHRWKIERSISWLQNFRRLVTRYEHHENLFLGFVQLACLVITLRRF